The segment tcagaaatggcgcttgtgagagtagaagtacagaataactaccatgaaaaaaaatgtattaaaacataagaacaaccatgaaaaaatgttttagaaataatattatatgctccccttgtggcaatactgaaaaggtagaatgtctgtatagacagtgaaaataaaggtttaactaccggtcaaaggctaccataatgttacatgtaagttttgtctctcaaaatacttataagcaactggtcatttgagtaattttgtatgacctttgactttgtgacttggaatccaatgggggtcatctattcataaggggcaccagtgtttcaagtttgatgtctatcaaggaaagatttctcaacggacaatagcgtatgtccagagtagtttaaccgttgtccttttgacctcaaaattaataggggacatcgttaaatattcattcataacaccgcgtggtggattatactgacagtttctatggaaaggtattccaaaataagcaagaaaaacataagattcggtatacatttaattaaaatgttgggaaattaaacattttctttatattattattgtaaacagattgttagaaatgggtacatatgattctttccatttttttaatagaaatgatgtgtttatagtaatgaaaggaaaaataagaaacatacgttactttcattgtttattataacaaagagcaatccaggattcaaaacatgtgtctgttatttctataagaatcgAGAGCATTTAAatagcgaaacatcaatctatcacttttgttttaatcgcacatttattgcaaattaacaaattcagaagaaaagacacatttggtaaaaaaattttgcttgtctacgttatatttctattaaaattggtatttccattgaattaagtgatgtcgttatgattttgcaacatcaatcgtaaagaataactgatggTGGCATCGTTTTGGcacaatattttcatggatgtactgttgtgtaagtgttgaaacatacgttacataattataacgctacttcatttacatacaaaaaagctatcgttctatatctattgctagtcttttgttttcatgtttcatacatattgaactgttcgagaatatttgttaatcaattttattttttgtcatttcaaagatattgaaagtgatatctagtcgtttattttgcgctcttaaaatcttattgctgacttttacagcagataatttcttgttgtgttgattaaatattttctttgaaaacctgtatttattgtctttcgcaaattagaaaaatatatgctcagtcaattccaatacaaattatggaataatacatggaaaattaatgtttatcttaaatattatcatgtcaaggactcagtaacgaaggttacatgtgagaaaaatctcgaaaaatataccatactttgacctactgtaaaaaaaaaaatctgtcatacttaacttgaaacaatttgaggtgagtgttcaacagatatttaccattaataaacgcatgttaccatatatattttgaatggtcgataaactatgattttgaaaccctcaattgcacgcttttattgactttgggtgaAAAGAAAGAGCTGATTGACGGTGTGGTTGATCACCATGGGATGCTTACCCGCCTAGGAATCTGATCCCACATTTTAAGTGTCCATTGCTGCATTGTAAACTCATTTAATTTCCTCATGTTTAATCATATTATGTGTTAATTATAATCGGATCCAATACGGaggttccgagttccccaagagttatttccctttgtcgaactcttccgtacattatgacgtaaaatatgatgatagtgggtacatttgctaattactatcgttgcattatttcttaaaagatgatatccagagtttctgagaccatcctatctcagggaaaaggcaactttagtgagtttatgagtattggataacaaactggctcaaacaaatattgttaattgccatctttctttgataaaagcgtcactcatgtagaagaggaaacgaataatgatccaatagccaatttgatgatcttattcaaacaaattatgcttgatatggccagaatatgcataccagtgattgatataaacaaaagttacgcttttattacattaatcgtacgcaatcgttatgtacaatgccagtctacgatataatgtatacattgtgtacccaccatacgtcataaaatgcgaaagagttcgacaaaggtaaataacttttgggtaactcggaacttgcgtattacGTACCCATTTCAAGTGTATTTATGATTCACATAAAAACAAATTGCGAAATGGATAAACAAATACAATCAATAGTATGTTGATGTTTTCATACCAACTCTCGCTGGTCATTTTCGTGAATGGATAGTTTAAACCATATCATTCGAATATGGTTACCGATGTGACTATTAACAACTTTTAGAATAAATTAACTCCAATTCATTCATTTTGAGAGTAAAAGCTACTATCTCTTTTCAAATCACTTCAAACATTGATCTTATATTAGAAAAAATAGTTCGGACAAAAATGAGTTCTGAACTTCAGAGTCCGTTCCAATTTGCATATATTTATTATGTAGCACTTAACAGACCCTGTTAGATATagaattttgtaatttcaaccagttttatgtatttttattatctTTACTTTATCATTTTCAGTATCATTATTTtactattattgggtcaaatgctgtctgacatgtttcataccgattgttaggccgttcttggcacactgaatttgactacggataactccgtttaccttattaagatatagggcttacagcGAATGTGACcgctcgacaggggatgcttactcctcctaggcacatgatcccacctctggtgtatccatggctccgtgtttgtccaactttctattttgtattgcttgtaggagttgtgagattgatcactgttcgttatcttcgcctttcatgctgtttaataaaaatgtgtgattttcttatgTTGACATATGCACCTGTTTTATGAATGCTTGACATAGATCTATAAAAAGGTGGTGATATATTCATCAACTTAAACTATATATATCAAATGGAAAGTAATAGAGGTTTTCTACTTTGAACTTACATGAAATTATCATTTTGTAGATCAAGGAAGAACTATTGAAAGCATAATTAGATTTGTTTTCCATCTGAagttaaaaaacatttttcattagTGTGGACCCCATTAATGAACTGATTGCACAAGATTATTGGGTACTGTCCTTTTAAGATTTTGAAGTTTTGGAAATTCTGTTATTCATGGCTTTCAATAACATTAGcgacattttgttttattttatttttttgattaTGTATATTATAAGATTCCATGAATAATGTACTTTCATCATAACTTGTTTATACCAATTAAAAGCGGAAAAGAAATGGTATATTACAAGACCAGATTTCATCGTAGAATATTTTAGATTTTTCTTCAAAAGAAAACCATAAGATATTGGGGAAATGAATATGTCGCAGTGGTTTTGAAAAATGAACATTTCAACCAGGCCACGAAGCTAGTGCCGCTGATCTGACGTACTCTACTGAGCTACAGTAACCATAGTGACTGATCTGAGATAACTCGCCAGTATACTACGTTGTAATCATGTATACATGTCCATGTAGCTTTCTCTCGAGGAGATAAAAATAACTTTTTGAACAATGCAATACAGAGACGGGTGAAAGAAAGAGCGCTCTTGCATACACAAAGAATCCATACTAGGGTCAAACTTAAAATGAAAAGGTTTATAAAAGtctacattttaaaataacaaaagtaTACAAAagacaaataaaatatatgaaaaaatgtaAACTCTTAAAAATTCTGTCAACAGGTCTTTTAAGATACAGAAAGGTTGTAATGTGGTGTGCAAAAGATGTGAAAAGGTCATAAGTTTGTTATTTAAAAGGTGTACAAGTGGGtaatttgtataatttttatgcTTCCAAAAGGCATACAAAAGACGAACTTTTAGACCTTTCCAAAAATGCAAAAGGAGCATGAAAGATACGGAGAGATGAACAAAAGGTAGCCCATTAATCCCCTGGCGACATGTGCAAAAGGTGTTTGGTCGTTCAAATATAGCACCATTGGGTTGAAACAAGGGCAGGATTTTATCATGTACCACCAAATCCATCCGACCCCAGATGTACTGAGAAAAAACGGATGAATTCTGATAAGTATATGGTACGTAGATAAGTGTATTGTAATTATAAAACTTGTAACTAACTCGAATGAATTGTGTGCTGAAATGATGGGCTGTAAAATTCGAGTGTAAAACTCTGAACACCGCAGTAACAAATttcaaatgcatgtacatgtatgtttggtAACGTTTCGTTGATTTCCTCGTCTTGAGcacaatttgttttaattaatttacggTCATTacttgaatttttgtgattGAAGTCATGTCATAATGAGAAATGAAACTTTTTTTCGTTCATGTAACTCACGAAAAACTCAAGAAAGCTCGAGAGTTTACAGAACACAGGGAACAGTGATTAGTGATCAGTCGTTACCGTCaggcaggggcggatccaggaattgtggttacggggggcaccactttatgaggcagggggtctggtgGGGggccccggaagctcctggattttacaggttttatagagcttgaaatatatctcgtatttagtcatttgtactattttctatcattttttataaggtgaaattaataaaaatgacgcaaattttaagggtttttggaaaaaattaagttctcccaatacagtatttcaagaaaacaaaagatttgatatttatttctccgggagtagatgaaattattgcttctGTTATCggttagtacatttttctaaacaagataccacgatttaccttaaatttgaaaatttatgggggggggggcgccgactgcgcccccccccctcccccccccttaaatccgccactgccgTCAGGTACCGATACATAAACTAAAAGTCTACAGCTTGAccctttatttcaaaataacttATATGTGTAATATATGTGTAAAATGCAAAACGTTGTATTACAAACAACTTGTGCTATCTAGGGATGTTGATAAGGAACTTAACTTTTCAGTTTCATTTTTCCcgtcatgtatatgtacatcCTTCCTTATGTGTGTCGGTCCATGATGCCGTTTTTAAGAATGAGTTTTTTACTATCGCTGCACATGATGTACATTGTTAGTATTACAGGATTTAGCCCTGAATTAAAAGGTAAAGCAATACATGCTTGTTATCAATATTGAAAcctttcttttgtttttcaaatagaaaaaaaaagatatctaAACTATTCCATTTCAAGCTTTACGTTTAACCTACATTGATGGTTGCCAGTTACACGTAAACTGGTCCTCCTCTTCTGATGACTCCTGTTCTGATGTACTAGTTTACAATGATGCGACCAACACCTCACAGACGTATAATGCTTCAGACGAACACACACACGTCACACATCCCGTGGATTCGGCCAGTAATCTGGATGTGATTTTTAGAGAAGGTTGTCATGGTAACCTAACCACGTTCAACAGCACAATCACTGAAAGGAAATCTACATTTCCAGGTTTGgtgttttattaaaatatttcacataATATTATATAGACTAAGAGGAAGTAtgtgttatatataatattttcacgttttgaatttagttttgaaaataaagttcaaCTTTAAGAACTGACAATGccaactaaaatcaaacacatttgCAGACTTGGGACCATTACCTGACGTCACTAAGGTGAATAAATCGGATAACATTGAGCTAAGATGCACGACAAGGGGGGCTATGATCAAATTTCGCACGGTCTGGCACAAAACTGGGTCTGAGATTTCCCTTTCCAACAAAACAGCTCTCTACCTTCGAAACGTCACCTATACGGACACCGGAAGTTATGTCTGCTTTGTGCACTATCAATCGTGTAATGCCAACAACATTTCGAATACCAAGAATAATCTAACGAAAACAACTTACGTAGATGTCCAAGGTAATCAGTATGACGTAAAAAGGCGTAGTTACAAAAAATCTTGAAACTgcgtttttattaattttgtatatgcatttttttcttatcGAAATACAACTGTATTTCATAATTTTCGTCTTCCGTTTTTATGATATACAAGGAAAAGGTATGTTTGCACAGTCAAAGTTTACTCATATctcatttttatattaaaaacaaaataaaaccacGATAGAAATCGTATACTAGATAATATCAAGTTTTTAAAGAACAggggacgttattggccaaaattggccgcgctttaaaaaccgatcatattttgcaggtagaagatgataattttctcgtttcattcatatacaacatgtaccatttacttatattgataatgaaagaagaatattaatggataattaaatatgcaaaatatagatatggttgttgcatgcaaaagtatttgtttattcataatttatttcaaagcaactgattccgctaaacagctcatctttagcgtatattcatgacgtcataaaatattacgtcatttttaTGTAAGTGGGATTAGAGGGACatcctagttgtgtaaatataaaaagaatattttttttaaaaagcatagtatgaaagttgaaaaaattaaaaaaaaacaaaaaaaaaaaatagctcggcagtatatagccaataacgtcccttgtcctttaGTGTGTAGAGCTCCACAAATTTTGTTAACTTTCCTTGTGTAACCGGAAGGGATTCTTTCTATTTTTAAACTAGGTCCGCCACTTTTTATCCTTCCAACGGAGAAAAAATCCTACCAAGTAGCAGAGGGACAACCTATTATGTTCCACATCACAATAGCAAGTTCTCCCTCTCCCGAGCAATCTCTTGTCCTATGGAAGTCAGATAGTAATAAGTCATTTAGGATTGGTGTTGATTTCAACAGAAAGAAAGCACCTCTCTCTGAAGCAAAAGATATTTCTGGCGAGATGCCGGTATACACGGCATACGTAAGACTAACCAACATCACATCGTCATGGACTGGAACCTACATTCTGTACATCAACAACTCTCGTGGATACGACACTTATGAGTTCTCAATAAACGTTCATTACCCACCAAAAGGTACATTTTGATGCTATGTATGTGTGCAAAATGTCAAATTTCCGCCATAACTACAACAACCGCCAAATCCCTTTTCATTGCAAAAAGAGAAGcatataaaaatacaattttcctACCAATCTTCTGTAGCAGTGTAATTATTATGTAAACCATTAGAGTTCTTTACCACAAAGTATAAATTCATCAGTATTGAAAGTTGATTAGAAAAATAAGGTCATTTTCAGTTTCGATCTGGCAGTCCCGCTCCTTGGAGATAGTAGGCGGGGGCATTGGTGGTTTGGTATTTTTGGCGATAGTTGTGGGAATCATCGTCATGTGCCACACGAGACACAAACGTAAGTCCGGAATGATATCTCGATCTGTATGTTCAAGAACTATAAATGGTGATAATTCGATTCATAattaacaaaattttattttgctttGTAGAAAAAAAGGTCATACAAGAAAATATGTAGGtacccccccctctctctctctctctctctctccccactCCAAATACAGTTGCTTGTGATCCAAATGTTTAACGACACctcattttgtaattttgtagCAAAGAATTGGTCGAGGCTAAGAATAAAGAAAGGAAGGATGCTCTGGGAGTTTGGGATTTAGGGACAAGACCTGAAAGCAGTTCGTGTTTTATTTGGAGCATGCCGCCATTTATTGTTAAACGTTGTAGCTCACCCGAATCGAAGGCTAAACTTAATagcgctttttttttttttaatttgtctgACGTTTGTTCACTCGTATCCTCGAGGACCACTGtgtcaatttcaactaaacaTCCTTTGGGTAAtcgggattcaagtttgttaaaattaaatTAGGATAGAGTGTTGGGATGGGGGTGTTTTTAAACCTTTTCAATGACCACTTCAGTAAAGGAGAAAAGGTTGCATGAAAGTCTTATGATGTGGTGATTAAACTTTAGTCAACTCATGATTCCAAGGGTCAGAGTAGGTCAAAATAGACCACAACACTATATGAAatccaaaaaattaaaatagaacaattctcaagaaccataaaacaacaatttgtcaaattaacACACCCACATATAAGAGAGTTCTGCAAGTTCAAAATCATCTTCAGAAATCAGATTCAAGCTTGTTCCCATCATGGAGGCATGTGTGCTAGTTTTACAAGGGGAAAATGCCCAGGCAACCCACGGTCTGTTTTATAATACAT is part of the Ostrea edulis chromosome 2, xbOstEdul1.1, whole genome shotgun sequence genome and harbors:
- the LOC125678063 gene encoding uncharacterized protein LOC125678063 isoform X2; translated protein: MMPFLRMSFLLSLHMMYIVSITGFSPELKVYNDATNTSQTYNASDEHTHVTHPVDSASNLDVIFREGCHGNLTTFNSTITERKSTFPDLGPLPDVTKVNKSDNIELRCTTRGAMIKFRTVWHKTGSEISLSNKTALYLRNVTYTDTGSYVCFVHYQSCNANNISNTKNNLTKTTYVDVQGPPLFILPTEKKSYQVAEGQPIMFHITIASSPSPEQSLVLWKSDSNKSFRIGVDFNRKKAPLSEAKDISGEMPVYTAYVRLTNITSSWTGTYILYINNSRGYDTYEFSINVHYPPKVSIWQSRSLEIVGGGIGGLVFLAIVVGIIVMCHTRHKQKKVIQENIKELVEAKNKERKDALGVWDLGTRPESKFDFTNEQHRQLQSTNTFNDVEDAI
- the LOC125678063 gene encoding uncharacterized protein LOC125678063 isoform X1; this encodes MMPFLRMSFLLSLHMMYIVSITGFSPELKALRLTYIDGCQLHVNWSSSSDDSCSDVLVYNDATNTSQTYNASDEHTHVTHPVDSASNLDVIFREGCHGNLTTFNSTITERKSTFPDLGPLPDVTKVNKSDNIELRCTTRGAMIKFRTVWHKTGSEISLSNKTALYLRNVTYTDTGSYVCFVHYQSCNANNISNTKNNLTKTTYVDVQGPPLFILPTEKKSYQVAEGQPIMFHITIASSPSPEQSLVLWKSDSNKSFRIGVDFNRKKAPLSEAKDISGEMPVYTAYVRLTNITSSWTGTYILYINNSRGYDTYEFSINVHYPPKVSIWQSRSLEIVGGGIGGLVFLAIVVGIIVMCHTRHKQKKVIQENIKELVEAKNKERKDALGVWDLGTRPESKFDFTNEQHRQLQSTNTFNDVEDAI
- the LOC125678063 gene encoding uncharacterized protein LOC125678063 isoform X3; this translates as MMPFLRMSFLLSLHMMYIVSITGFSPELKALRLTYIDGCQLHVNWSSSSDDSCSDVLVYNDATNTSQTYNASDEHTHVTHPVDSASNLDVIFREGCHGNLTTFNSTITERKSTFPDLGPLPDVTKVNKSDNIELRCTTRGAMIKFRTVWHKTGSEISLSNKTALYLRNVTYTDTGSYVCFVHYQSCNANNISNTKNNLTKTTYVDVQGPPLFILPTEKKSYQVAEGQPIMFHITIASSPSPEQSLVLWKSDSNKSFRIGVDFNRKKAPLSEAKDISGEMPVYTAYVRLTNITSSWTGTYILYINNSRGYDTYEFSINVHYPPKVSIWQSRSLEIVGGGIGGLVFLAIVVGIIVMCHTRHKQKKVIQENII